The Faecalibacterium prausnitzii genome includes a window with the following:
- a CDS encoding DEAD/DEAH box helicase family protein has translation MALYQTQPDRKLRAKALAKEYGIGGHSHDFLDGSRGFVNHDWKGLEFDHYPDHQKITLKWAQVEKYIDLMIQSDRYLTDREKEHYTPPSPVSAKPDVELARAKNLIREFCQEEYDSEPDFSDLTKIGIAYTNATDEEIPIQVNVDLVGYRVERYLGEVLIDERQYESLEDLTETELEALDFSELVSVTDEELEHYHSKAEERPAPLPLDAATEYNALKEQYPDALVGFEQNGYYEFYGEDARKVCELLGGKLLEKETALGTVPVTGFPSNQWVYRAKQLWQRGENVYLAGLNEDGTHHQTKYLRREDYLPLGATVHMEGRAFRVDTVNYDRGSVTLQDVALAEMRMPVFREEPLALVLELYEEQDMMESPLPDYKIGDNVVVELPTRTIEGKVGYVGETDVRIDTSAHGQSWDNEVVNKQQFEEGLRQNEPNSTRPVRTEKTVAVYPAKENNLPFDIVIQTISTESPTVEAEHPAPEPAGNFHITDDHLGEGGAKQKYARNIEAIRTLFKLEEEHRGATAEEQQVLSQYVGWGGLADAFDPGKDSWAKEYAELKGLLSEDEYSAARSSTLNAHYTSPTVIRSIYDAVERMGFHSGNILEPSMGVGNFFGMLPDTMQDSRLYGVELDSITGRIAKKLYPQADITVAGFETTDRRDFYDLAVGNVPFGQYKVNDKAYNKLGFSIHNYFFAKAIDQVRPGGIVAFVTSRYTMDSKDSTARKHMAERADLLGAIRLPNNAFKANAGTDVVSDIIFLQKRDRPADIEPAWMQLGKTDDGFAVNSYFVEHPEMVLGELTAESTQYGREELTVAPLEGTSLADQLAEAVQHIEGQYAEVEVETPDIADAENEKHILPADPEVKNFSYTVVDGEVFYRENSVMTQVELSDTAKGRVTGMVELRQIVNELIQQQLEDYPDADIKATQERLNAAYDAFTTKYGLLNDRKNGRLFEQDSSYYLLCSLENLDEQGQLKSKAAMFTKRTIRPERTVTSVDTPSEALAVSIGEHGKVDLPYMAELLGTPGEYGRITTELSGVIFKDPAADPTDPEAGWQMADEYLSGDVRAKLRMAQFAAETNPEFVVNVDALTKAQPRELEASEIDVRLGATWLDPNIIQKFMTETFQIPYYLRHAVKVRYSPYTAEWRVEGKTATGRGDIISSETYGTSRANAYKILEETLNLKDVRIYDTIEDAEGKPKRVLNKRETMLAQQKQQVIKDAFANWVWQDPQRSIALVKQYNELFNSTRPREYDGSHIHFVGMNPEITLREHQRNAIAHVLYGGNTLLAHEVGAGKTYEMAASAMEAKRLGLCQKSLFVVPNHLTEQWASEFLNLYPNAKLLVARRKDFETANRKKFCARIATGDYDAVIIGHSQFERIPLSFERQERIIQEQIYETLAAINELKVHAGENFSIKQMEKTRKTLETKLEKLRSDERKDDVITFEQLGVDRLFVDESHFYKNLFLTTKMRNVAGLSTSEAQKSSDMFGKCRYLDEITGGRGVVFATGTPVSNSMTELYTVMRYLQYSTLQQKKLTHFDCWASTFGETTTAIELAPEGTGYRARTRFAKFFNLPELMSMFKEVADIKTSDQLHLPVPEAKFETVVAKPSEIQKEMVQELSKRAAEIHSGTVDASVDNMLCVTNDGRKIGLDVRLMNPMLPDDPNSKLNVCVRNVLKIWDEGKDQKLTQLLFCDLSTPKNDGNFNVYDDIRKKLVAAGVPENEIEFIHNADTEAKKAALFSKVRSGDVRVLLGSTAKMGAGTNVQSRLVAVHHLDVGWKPSDMTQRNGRIIRQGNMNKEVKVFNYVTEGTFDSYLFQTLENKQRFISQIMTSKSPVRSCEDVDEQALSYAEIKALCAGNPLIKEKMDLDVQVAKLKVLKADHQSQKFRLQDKLLTKFPADIRETNAYIAGVKADAQLAAAHPQVQEGFCGMTIKGVTYDEKKTAGERLVLACSELPNAEEKVIGSYRGFELSLRFDTFRSEYQAILKGERRYPVALGTDPLGNIIRLDNSLNSFPERITAAENELTTLHQQQAAAQIEVEKPFPQEEELAEKSARLAELNAQLDVDEKNHEPEQDEEEQEDAPRRPSVLAALEEKSDKPEPVKPFRSYYDKDGDAR, from the coding sequence ATGGCGCTGTACCAGACCCAGCCTGACCGCAAACTCCGTGCCAAAGCACTGGCAAAGGAGTACGGCATTGGTGGGCACTCCCACGATTTTCTGGACGGCAGTAGAGGTTTTGTGAACCACGACTGGAAGGGGCTGGAATTTGACCATTACCCCGACCACCAGAAAATCACCCTGAAATGGGCGCAGGTGGAAAAGTATATCGACCTGATGATCCAGTCCGACCGCTACCTGACGGATAGAGAAAAGGAGCATTACACGCCCCCTTCGCCCGTCAGCGCAAAGCCGGATGTCGAGCTTGCTCGTGCCAAAAACCTGATCCGGGAGTTTTGTCAGGAAGAATACGATTCCGAGCCAGACTTCTCCGACCTGACCAAGATCGGCATTGCCTACACCAACGCCACCGATGAGGAAATCCCCATTCAAGTTAATGTAGATTTGGTGGGATACCGGGTGGAACGGTATCTGGGCGAGGTGCTGATAGATGAACGCCAGTACGAAAGTCTGGAAGATCTGACCGAAACCGAATTGGAGGCTCTGGATTTTTCGGAACTGGTCAGCGTCACAGACGAGGAACTGGAGCACTATCACAGCAAGGCAGAGGAACGCCCGGCACCGCTGCCGCTGGATGCCGCCACCGAGTACAACGCCCTGAAGGAACAGTACCCGGATGCGCTGGTAGGCTTTGAGCAGAACGGATACTATGAGTTCTACGGTGAGGATGCCCGGAAGGTCTGCGAACTTCTGGGCGGCAAACTTCTGGAAAAAGAAACAGCACTGGGCACCGTCCCGGTCACCGGCTTTCCCAGTAACCAGTGGGTGTACCGTGCCAAACAACTATGGCAGCGCGGCGAGAACGTCTACCTTGCCGGGCTGAACGAGGACGGCACCCACCACCAGACCAAGTATCTGCGCCGGGAGGATTATCTGCCGCTGGGTGCCACCGTCCACATGGAAGGGCGGGCTTTCCGAGTGGATACGGTAAACTATGATAGGGGTAGCGTGACCCTGCAGGATGTGGCACTGGCAGAAATGCGGATGCCAGTTTTCCGGGAGGAACCGCTGGCTCTTGTCCTGGAGTTGTACGAGGAGCAGGATATGATGGAATCCCCCCTGCCCGATTACAAGATCGGTGACAATGTTGTGGTCGAACTCCCCACTCGAACTATTGAGGGGAAAGTTGGCTATGTGGGTGAAACGGATGTGCGAATCGACACCAGTGCGCACGGGCAGTCATGGGATAACGAAGTTGTCAATAAGCAACAATTCGAGGAGGGCTTGCGGCAGAACGAACCAAATTCTACCCGGCCAGTTCGTACTGAAAAAACGGTTGCCGTATACCCCGCCAAGGAAAACAATCTGCCGTTTGACATTGTAATTCAGACGATAAGCACAGAATCACCCACAGTTGAAGCGGAACATCCTGCGCCAGAGCCTGCCGGGAACTTCCACATCACGGACGATCATCTGGGTGAGGGCGGAGCAAAACAGAAGTACGCCCGGAACATCGAAGCCATCCGTACCCTGTTCAAGCTGGAAGAGGAGCACCGGGGTGCCACCGCCGAGGAGCAACAGGTGCTTTCGCAATATGTGGGCTGGGGCGGTTTGGCAGATGCCTTTGACCCCGGCAAAGATAGTTGGGCAAAAGAGTACGCCGAACTGAAAGGGCTGCTCTCCGAGGACGAATACTCCGCAGCCCGTTCCAGCACCCTGAACGCCCACTACACCAGCCCCACCGTCATCCGTAGTATCTACGATGCTGTGGAGCGCATGGGTTTCCACAGCGGTAACATTCTGGAACCTAGTATGGGCGTGGGCAACTTCTTTGGAATGCTGCCGGACACCATGCAGGACAGTCGCTTGTACGGCGTAGAACTGGACAGCATCACCGGGCGCATTGCAAAAAAACTGTATCCGCAGGCTGACATTACTGTGGCTGGCTTTGAGACCACCGACCGCCGTGATTTCTACGATTTGGCGGTGGGCAACGTGCCCTTTGGTCAGTACAAGGTCAACGATAAGGCGTACAACAAGCTGGGGTTTTCTATCCACAACTACTTTTTCGCCAAGGCCATCGACCAAGTGCGTCCGGGCGGCATCGTGGCGTTTGTGACTTCTCGCTACACCATGGACAGCAAGGACAGCACTGCCCGCAAACACATGGCAGAACGCGCCGATTTGCTGGGGGCTATTCGATTGCCCAACAATGCGTTCAAGGCTAATGCAGGCACGGATGTTGTCAGCGATATTATCTTTTTGCAGAAGCGTGACCGCCCTGCGGATATTGAACCTGCATGGATGCAGCTTGGCAAGACCGATGATGGCTTTGCTGTCAACAGCTACTTTGTTGAGCACCCGGAGATGGTGCTGGGCGAACTGACCGCAGAAAGCACCCAGTACGGACGAGAGGAACTGACCGTTGCGCCCCTTGAGGGCACCAGCCTTGCCGACCAACTTGCAGAAGCAGTACAGCATATTGAGGGGCAATACGCCGAAGTTGAGGTGGAAACACCAGATATTGCGGATGCCGAAAATGAGAAGCACATTCTCCCGGCCGACCCGGAGGTGAAGAATTTCTCCTACACCGTGGTGGACGGCGAGGTGTTCTACCGGGAAAACTCCGTGATGACGCAGGTGGAGCTGTCCGACACCGCCAAGGGGCGTGTCACCGGCATGGTGGAGCTGCGGCAGATCGTCAACGAGCTGATTCAGCAGCAATTGGAGGATTACCCCGATGCCGACATCAAGGCAACGCAGGAGCGTTTGAACGCCGCCTACGATGCCTTTACCACAAAGTACGGCTTGCTGAACGACCGCAAAAACGGGCGGCTGTTTGAGCAGGATTCCTCGTATTATCTGCTGTGCTCGCTGGAAAATCTGGACGAGCAGGGGCAGCTCAAGAGCAAGGCTGCAATGTTCACCAAGCGCACTATCCGCCCGGAGCGTACCGTTACCAGCGTGGACACCCCCAGCGAAGCGTTGGCGGTGTCCATCGGGGAACACGGTAAAGTAGACCTGCCCTATATGGCAGAACTGTTGGGTACACCCGGCGAGTACGGGCGCATTACCACCGAACTTTCCGGCGTGATCTTCAAAGATCCTGCCGCTGACCCCACCGACCCTGAAGCAGGCTGGCAGATGGCAGACGAGTACCTGTCCGGCGATGTCCGGGCAAAGCTGCGAATGGCGCAGTTCGCCGCCGAAACGAACCCGGAGTTTGTGGTCAATGTGGATGCGCTGACCAAGGCACAGCCCAGAGAACTGGAAGCATCTGAAATTGATGTGCGGCTGGGTGCAACATGGCTGGACCCGAACATTATCCAGAAGTTTATGACCGAGACATTCCAGATCCCCTACTATCTGCGCCATGCTGTCAAAGTGCGTTATTCTCCCTATACCGCAGAGTGGCGCGTGGAGGGCAAGACCGCTACGGGACGGGGCGATATTATCTCCTCCGAGACCTACGGCACATCCCGTGCCAACGCCTACAAGATTTTGGAGGAAACCCTGAATCTGAAAGATGTCCGCATCTATGACACCATCGAGGATGCCGAGGGCAAGCCCAAGCGTGTGCTGAACAAGCGGGAGACCATGCTGGCGCAACAGAAACAGCAGGTCATCAAGGATGCTTTTGCCAACTGGGTCTGGCAAGACCCCCAGCGGAGCATTGCGCTGGTAAAACAGTACAATGAGTTGTTCAACAGCACCAGACCCCGTGAATACGATGGCTCCCACATCCATTTTGTCGGTATGAACCCGGAGATCACCCTCCGAGAGCACCAGCGCAACGCCATCGCTCATGTGCTTTATGGCGGTAATACGCTGCTTGCGCACGAAGTTGGCGCAGGAAAAACCTACGAAATGGCGGCATCCGCCATGGAAGCAAAACGGCTGGGGCTGTGCCAGAAAAGCCTTTTCGTAGTGCCCAACCATTTGACAGAGCAGTGGGCTTCGGAGTTCCTGAACCTCTACCCCAATGCCAAGCTGCTGGTAGCACGGCGCAAGGACTTTGAGACTGCCAACCGCAAAAAATTCTGTGCCCGCATCGCCACCGGCGACTACGATGCTGTCATCATCGGGCATAGCCAGTTTGAGCGCATCCCGCTGTCCTTTGAGCGGCAGGAACGTATCATTCAGGAGCAAATTTATGAAACGCTTGCCGCCATCAATGAGCTGAAAGTCCACGCAGGTGAGAATTTCTCCATCAAGCAGATGGAAAAGACCCGGAAAACGCTGGAAACCAAGCTGGAAAAACTGCGCTCCGATGAGCGTAAAGACGATGTAATCACCTTTGAACAACTGGGCGTTGACAGGCTTTTTGTGGACGAGAGCCATTTTTACAAGAACCTCTTTTTGACCACAAAAATGCGGAATGTCGCAGGATTATCCACCAGCGAAGCGCAGAAATCCAGCGATATGTTCGGCAAGTGTCGCTATCTGGATGAGATCACCGGCGGGCGGGGCGTGGTGTTTGCCACGGGCACGCCCGTGAGCAATTCCATGACCGAGTTGTACACGGTCATGCGGTATCTCCAATACAGCACCCTCCAGCAGAAAAAGCTGACCCACTTCGACTGCTGGGCATCCACCTTTGGCGAGACAACCACCGCCATTGAGCTTGCCCCGGAGGGAACCGGCTATCGTGCCCGCACCCGGTTTGCAAAGTTTTTCAATCTCCCGGAACTGATGTCCATGTTCAAGGAGGTTGCGGACATTAAAACCAGCGACCAGCTCCACCTGCCTGTGCCGGAAGCGAAGTTTGAAACGGTGGTGGCAAAACCCTCAGAGATCCAAAAGGAAATGGTGCAGGAACTGAGCAAACGTGCGGCAGAAATCCACTCCGGCACGGTGGATGCGTCCGTGGACAATATGCTCTGCGTCACCAATGATGGTAGAAAGATCGGTCTGGATGTGCGCCTGATGAACCCCATGCTGCCCGATGACCCCAACAGCAAGCTGAACGTCTGTGTGCGGAACGTGCTGAAGATCTGGGATGAGGGCAAAGATCAGAAGCTGACACAGCTTTTGTTCTGCGACCTCTCCACCCCGAAAAATGACGGTAACTTCAACGTCTACGATGACATTCGCAAGAAGTTGGTTGCTGCCGGTGTGCCGGAAAATGAGATCGAGTTTATCCACAACGCCGACACCGAAGCGAAAAAGGCGGCATTGTTCTCCAAAGTGCGCTCTGGCGATGTGCGAGTTTTGCTCGGAAGCACTGCAAAAATGGGAGCGGGCACCAACGTCCAGTCCCGGCTTGTGGCGGTGCATCATCTGGATGTTGGCTGGAAGCCCAGCGACATGACCCAGCGCAATGGTCGCATCATCCGTCAAGGCAACATGAATAAGGAAGTCAAGGTGTTCAATTACGTCACGGAAGGGACGTTTGACAGCTACCTCTTTCAGACCCTTGAGAATAAACAGCGGTTTATCAGCCAGATTATGACCAGCAAGTCCCCGGTGCGCTCCTGCGAGGACGTAGATGAACAGGCACTTTCCTATGCGGAGATCAAGGCACTGTGCGCCGGAAATCCGCTCATCAAAGAGAAGATGGACTTGGACGTTCAGGTCGCCAAGCTGAAGGTGCTGAAAGCCGACCACCAGAGCCAAAAATTCCGCCTGCAAGACAAGCTGCTGACCAAATTCCCGGCTGACATTCGGGAAACGAACGCCTATATTGCTGGGGTGAAAGCGGACGCACAGCTTGCCGCTGCCCACCCGCAGGTGCAAGAGGGTTTCTGCGGCATGACCATCAAGGGCGTGACCTACGATGAGAAAAAGACCGCCGGTGAGCGTCTGGTGCTTGCCTGCTCCGAACTGCCCAACGCCGAAGAAAAAGTCATCGGCAGCTACCGGGGCTTTGAGTTGTCTCTGCGGTTCGATACCTTCCGCAGCGAATATCAGGCGATTCTGAAGGGTGAGCGGAGGTACCCGGTAGCACTGGGCACCGACCCGCTGGGCAACATCATTCGTCTGGATAACTCCCTGAACAGCTTTCCGGAGCGCATCACCGCCGCAGAAAACGAGCTGACCACCCTGCATCAGCAGCAGGCAGCGGCGCAAATCGAGGTGGAGAAACCCTTTCCGCAGGAGGAAGAACTGGCAGAGAAGTCCGCACGGCTTGCGGAACTGAACGCCCAGTTGGATGTGGACGAGAAAAATCACGAGCCGGAACAGGACGAGGAAGAACAGGAGGATGCCCCTCGCCGCCCCTCGGTGCTGGCGGCACTGGAAGAAAAGTCGGATAAGCCGGAGCCGGTGAAGCCTTTTCGCAGTTATTACGACAAGGATGGTGATGCCCGGTGA
- a CDS encoding TnpV protein produces the protein MNMSSNLSYTQTGDYLLPNLTLHQPKNPLGKYGRMRLNFLKQQHPVLYNTMLLSGSLYPHLMEVEQTAENRMQQTMAQLLKQNPAPDKEQNQMAWVQHMNSLKAQAEELVLTELIYS, from the coding sequence ATGAATATGAGCAGCAATCTGAGTTACACGCAGACCGGGGATTATCTTCTCCCGAACCTGACCCTGCATCAGCCGAAGAACCCGCTGGGCAAGTACGGCAGGATGCGCCTGAACTTTCTGAAGCAGCAGCATCCGGTACTGTACAACACGATGCTCCTGTCGGGGAGCCTGTACCCGCACCTGATGGAGGTGGAGCAGACGGCAGAGAACCGGATGCAGCAGACCATGGCGCAGCTTCTGAAACAGAACCCGGCCCCGGACAAGGAGCAGAATCAGATGGCATGGGTGCAGCACATGAACAGTCTGAAAGCACAGGCCGAGGAACTGGTACTGACGGAACTGATTTACAGCTGA
- a CDS encoding arsenate reductase ArsC: MSKPKIAFICVHNSCRSQIAEAFGKVLAADVFESYSAGTETKPQINQDAVRLMKELYGIDMEKTQYSKLISAIPKPDIAISMGCNVSCPFIGRSFDENWGLDDPTGKSDDEFKAVIEQIRQNVLALKSKLCGSSF; this comes from the coding sequence ATGTCAAAACCCAAAATCGCCTTTATCTGTGTCCATAATTCCTGCCGCAGCCAGATTGCCGAAGCCTTTGGCAAGGTACTGGCCGCAGATGTGTTTGAAAGCTACTCGGCTGGAACCGAAACCAAACCGCAGATCAATCAGGATGCTGTGCGCCTGATGAAAGAACTATATGGCATCGACATGGAAAAGACACAGTATTCCAAGCTGATCTCTGCAATTCCAAAGCCGGATATCGCTATTTCCATGGGCTGCAATGTCAGCTGCCCGTTCATTGGCAGATCTTTTGATGAGAATTGGGGTCTGGATGACCCTACTGGAAAAAGCGATGATGAATTCAAAGCAGTCATAGAGCAGATTCGTCAGAACGTTCTTGCTTTGAAATCGAAACTTTGCGGTTCCAGTTTTTGA
- a CDS encoding 4Fe-4S binding protein, producing the protein MKKYAMPIIMLAVFETVAITLWLTKNNLFYLFNFSYIGLSISLGVFLYIKKYKYARRIVQLLVGLYMLVYLGLICNENMQIEGFWYYLFTGVFEAATIHYAVAKIFGPLIFGRGWCGYACWTAMVLDFLPYKVPKEPRRKIGWIRYITFAASLIFVAALFLAHVGSLERIMFWAFIIGNILYYTAGIILAFFFKDNRAFCKYICPITVFLKPMSYFSLIRLKCDKEKCVSCGKCKRVCPMNVDVTDNSRKRKNGTECILCMECVKNCPKDAL; encoded by the coding sequence ATGAAGAAATATGCTATGCCGATCATTATGCTGGCTGTATTCGAAACGGTCGCAATTACCTTATGGCTGACAAAGAACAATCTGTTCTATCTGTTCAATTTCAGCTACATTGGTCTGTCCATTTCACTTGGTGTTTTTTTGTATATTAAAAAATATAAGTACGCAAGGCGCATTGTTCAACTTCTTGTCGGTCTGTACATGCTTGTCTATCTTGGGTTGATATGTAACGAAAATATGCAGATCGAGGGATTCTGGTATTATCTGTTCACAGGCGTGTTTGAGGCTGCAACAATACATTATGCCGTAGCCAAAATATTCGGACCGCTGATATTTGGACGCGGATGGTGCGGATATGCCTGCTGGACAGCTATGGTGCTGGATTTTCTGCCCTACAAAGTGCCAAAAGAGCCGCGAAGAAAAATAGGATGGATCAGGTATATCACCTTTGCGGCTTCGCTGATCTTTGTTGCAGCATTGTTCCTTGCTCATGTGGGGAGCCTAGAGAGAATCATGTTCTGGGCATTTATCATTGGTAACATTCTCTATTATACGGCAGGAATTATCCTTGCATTTTTCTTCAAGGATAACCGGGCATTCTGCAAGTACATCTGTCCGATTACTGTTTTTCTGAAGCCGATGAGTTATTTTTCTCTGATTCGTCTGAAATGCGATAAGGAGAAATGTGTCTCCTGTGGGAAATGCAAACGTGTTTGCCCGATGAATGTTGATGTGACAGATAATTCAAGGAAACGTAAAAACGGTACAGAATGCATCCTATGCATGGAGTGCGTAAAGAACTGTCCCAAAGACGCATTATGA
- a CDS encoding transposon-transfer assisting family protein produces MNFDHEELMLMMLYNTGTRLGLIHELRLMQCYLMPDETALRELSEGVIEKLKLLTDAEFAELEFPPD; encoded by the coding sequence ATGAACTTTGACCATGAAGAACTCATGCTGATGATGCTTTACAACACCGGCACCCGACTGGGGCTTATCCACGAACTGCGGCTCATGCAGTGCTACCTGATGCCCGATGAGACCGCCCTGCGGGAGTTGTCGGAAGGTGTTATCGAGAAGCTGAAACTGCTGACCGATGCCGAGTTTGCCGAACTGGAATTTCCCCCGGACTGA
- a CDS encoding YodL domain-containing protein — protein MQQKWNQNFDGELMPDIPQKFLNAGCDVYMVMQLRHDEKILDERFASMRELNRRGKTPDPEHYEVTYYADLPAMWQDVPNNEVLEELFQMFNLSRPQDFEGHSLSVSDVIALKRNGEVSVHYVDSIGFKDLQGFLDKQPERPSVLQTLKEKCNAPECNPTFCRKVRDAHEL, from the coding sequence ATGCAGCAAAAATGGAATCAGAATTTTGACGGCGAACTCATGCCGGACATCCCGCAGAAATTTCTGAACGCAGGGTGCGATGTTTATATGGTGATGCAACTACGGCATGACGAAAAAATCCTCGATGAAAGATTTGCTTCTATGCGGGAGTTGAATCGTCGAGGCAAAACGCCAGACCCGGAGCATTACGAGGTCACCTACTATGCTGATTTGCCCGCCATGTGGCAGGATGTGCCGAACAACGAGGTTTTGGAAGAACTATTTCAGATGTTCAACCTCTCCCGTCCGCAGGATTTTGAGGGGCACAGCCTGTCGGTCAGCGATGTAATCGCACTCAAACGCAATGGCGAGGTGTCTGTGCATTATGTGGACAGCATCGGCTTCAAAGATTTACAGGGGTTTCTGGACAAGCAGCCGGAGCGCCCTTCTGTTTTGCAAACTCTCAAGGAGAAGTGCAATGCCCCGGAGTGCAATCCCACCTTCTGTCGGAAAGTGAGGGATGCCCATGAACTTTGA
- a CDS encoding LPD16 domain-containing protein: MEQIKEAVYLINDERYLHLRENGAGVGFATYNKVTGEPLESGQISEKNLPPDGRNAISAARNWYLFELSDDDRKVIQQESVKILENIPQAGIGRRRIWEPETLPKDIRLINSHYDDLYRIPDGGVIQVDYPDGRSFTARVEHLDDYHFDMGGLGNVFHICQFAEVMERNHADFYPEIQTQDEQAAWELGGKGYLAIQSCEDGWDYTIYHSDYSVMDGGQLDAPELTIQEAREQILEAHHLEKGRRLLQDYDAVMDKVAEAEELSADHRPSTLEKLAELASDTSAPKSSARSAPEL, from the coding sequence ATGGAGCAGATAAAAGAAGCGGTCTACCTTATCAACGATGAACGCTATCTGCATCTCCGGGAAAACGGTGCAGGGGTCGGCTTTGCCACTTATAACAAGGTAACTGGCGAGCCGCTGGAAAGTGGGCAGATCTCGGAAAAGAATCTGCCGCCCGATGGCAGGAACGCCATTTCTGCCGCCCGGAACTGGTATCTGTTTGAACTTTCGGACGATGACCGCAAGGTCATCCAACAGGAAAGCGTAAAGATCCTCGAAAACATCCCGCAAGCTGGTATCGGCAGACGGCGCATCTGGGAGCCTGAAACGCTGCCGAAGGATATTCGTCTCATCAACAGCCACTATGATGACCTCTATCGCATTCCAGATGGCGGCGTGATTCAGGTGGATTACCCGGATGGGCGCAGTTTTACAGCACGGGTGGAACATCTGGATGATTACCACTTTGACATGGGCGGTCTGGGCAATGTGTTCCACATCTGCCAGTTTGCCGAGGTCATGGAACGAAACCATGCAGACTTCTATCCCGAAATTCAGACACAGGACGAGCAGGCTGCATGGGAACTGGGCGGCAAGGGCTATCTTGCTATCCAGTCCTGTGAGGACGGCTGGGACTACACTATTTACCACAGTGATTATTCCGTAATGGACGGTGGGCAGCTGGATGCCCCGGAACTGACCATTCAGGAAGCTCGTGAGCAGATTTTGGAAGCGCACCACTTGGAAAAGGGGCGGCGGCTGTTGCAGGACTACGATGCCGTCATGGATAAAGTTGCGGAAGCTGAGGAACTGAGCGCAGACCACCGCCCTTCCACACTGGAAAAGCTGGCAGAACTGGCAAGTGATACGTCTGCGCCAAAATCCTCTGCACGGTCTGCGCCAGAACTGTGA